The proteins below come from a single Oenanthe melanoleuca isolate GR-GAL-2019-014 chromosome Z, OMel1.0, whole genome shotgun sequence genomic window:
- the RMI1 gene encoding recQ-mediated genome instability protein 1 codes for MSTSSIAARVETWLSSKWHVKVPLTWLEACINWIQEENSGSNLSQAQINKQVFEQWLLTDLRDLEYPILPNCILDTPKGVLSGCYSIQIDSLVDVSQPAYSQLQKLKGKSTVNEEVTASTQAFQKPWEAKPTRMLMLQLTDGINQIQGMEYQPVPVLCSNLPPGTKITVQGNIAYRLGVLLLKAENIKLLGGEVDALLEDYCQERVLARLIGEPENPNSVGQAGHEQIFPRPLDELEQTLGPSDEELLASLDENNELALNNRTSLESGYYSRSNNFNTASVSLTAHNGNVLLQKSGSPLPHSDEQVSPPIEYDDGFLDDFPLEDDFLLEEEMQREMEEVPPVDTNRNIGLITGRLSHISRSSCNSSLNGSGEKDNVNEREKPREAISKEKKMGRTIFDEDGNGMSDFLQHRGLHQTCSSSDFSLENPPEEGQNYRDVDESRCKQQHTSDSRVLNDDPVFSLNMDPEGDQQKCDSQIFPCKALETHLDLDSPPFTYISLLLEKKPETVTILKVKCFIVTLTGNLTKSSGSWSIKAKISDGSAYLEVDFADDILTSLIGFSVPEMNKLKNDPASRLKLKDGLEKCQKELIDLCCLMTIEYNPFQSKATVLILQDADAGHLEQLKKRLNK; via the coding sequence atgtctACATCTAGCATTGCAGCAAGAGTGGAAACCTGGCTTTCATCCAAATGGCACGTTAAAGTTCCTTTAACATGGCTGGAAGCATGTATTAATTGGATCCAGGAAGAAAATAGTGGCAGTAATTTAAGTCAAGCTCAGATTAACAAGCAGGTATTTGAGCAATGGCTTCTTACCGATCTGAGAGACTTGGAATATCCCATTTTGCCTAACTGCATCTTAGATACTCCCAAGGGAGTGTTATCAGGCTGCTACTCCATACAGATTGATTCACTGGTGGATGTTAGCCAGCCAGCATATTCACAGTTGCAGAAGCTAAAAGGGAAAAGCACTGTAAATGAAGAAGTAACAGCCAGTACTCAGGCATTCCAAAAGCCCTGGGAAGCAAAACCTACTCGAATGCTGATGCTACAACTAACAGATGGCATAAATCAAATTCAGGGCATGGAGTACCAACCGGTGCCTGTTCTCTGCAGTAATCTTCCTCCTGGAACAAAAATTACTGTACAGGGCAATATTGCATATCGTCTTGGAGTTCTTCTGCTTAAGgcagaaaatataaaactgtTGGGGGGTGAGGTTGATGCTCTTCTTGAGGATTATTGTCAGGAAAGAGTCCTTGCTAGATTAATTGGAGAACCTGAAAACCCTAATTCTGTTGGACAAGCTGGACATGAACAGATTTTTCCAAGACCTTTGGATGAATTAGAACAAACTCTTGGCCCTTCAGATGAAGAGCTTTTAGCCAGCCTTGATGAAAACAATGAACTTGCTTTAAACAACAGAACATCTTTAGAAAGTGGATATTATAGTAGAAGCAACAATTTTAATACAGCCTCAGTTTCACTGACAGCACACAATGGAAATGTTTTGCTACAAAAGTCTGGAAGTCCTTTGCCTCACTCAGATGAACAAGTTTCACCTCCCATAGAATACGATGATGGCTTTTTAGATGACTTTCCTTTAGAAGATGACTTTCTTCTGGAAGAGGAGATGcaaagagaaatggaagaagTGCCACCAGTGGACACAAACAGAAACATAGGTTTAATTACTGGCAGACTTTCACATATATCTAGAAGCTCTTGCAATTCTTCTTTAAATGGCAGTGGTGAAAAAGACAATGTGAATGAAAGAGAGAAGCCCAGGGAGGCAatcagcaaggaaaagaaaatgggaaggaCAATATTTGATGAAGATGGAAATGGCATGAGTGACTTTTTGCAGCACAGGGGCTTACATCAGACCTGCAGTTCatcagatttttctttggaaaatccTCCTGAGGAAGGGCAGAATTATAGAGACGTAGATGAGAGCAGATGTAAACAGCAACACACTTCTGACAGCAGGGTATTAAATGATGATCCTGTCTTTTCCTTAAATATGGACCCAGAAGGAGATCAGCAGAAATGTGATTCACAGATCTTTCCTTGCAAGGCACTAGAAACACATTTAGATTTAGATTCTCCACCTTTCACATATATTTCCCttcttcttgaaaaaaaaccagaaactgtTACAATTCTGAAAGTTAAATGTTTTATTGTCACTCTTACTGGAAACCTCACAAAAAGCAGTGGGTCCTGGagtataaaagcaaaaatttctgATGGTTCTGCTTATCTTGAAGTAGATTTTGCTGATGATATTCTAACAAGTTTGATTGGCTTTTCAGTGCCTGAAATGAATAAGCTGAAAAATGATCCAGCTTCACGTCTAAAACTTAAGGATGGTTTAGAGAAATGTCAAAAAGAGCTGATAGATCTCTGTTGTTTGATGACTATTGAGTACAATCCATTTCAGTCTAAAGCTACTGTATTAATTCTCCAGGATGCTGATGCTGGGCATCTAGAACAATTGAAGAAACGTTTGAATAAATAA